The following proteins are co-located in the Syntrophorhabdaceae bacterium genome:
- a CDS encoding carbon storage regulator: MLVLTRKKNEGIIIKGRDGNIRLFLIDTEKGKVRIGIEAPKGYTILREELLSEIEDANRLSAIDNLEKIKKVIGEASGRDET; the protein is encoded by the coding sequence ATGCTCGTCCTTACAAGAAAGAAGAATGAAGGCATAATCATAAAAGGCAGGGATGGCAACATAAGGTTATTCCTCATAGATACAGAAAAAGGAAAGGTAAGGATAGGTATTGAGGCGCCAAAGGGATATACAATCCTGCGAGAAGAGCTTTTAAGCGAGATAGAAGATGCAAATAGATTATCTGCTATAGATAATCTTGAGAAGATTAAAAAGGTTATCGGTGAAGCAAGTGGGCGAGATGAGACTTAA
- the flgL gene encoding flagellar hook-associated protein FlgL gives MRITDSLKYAILNKNLARIKQQIDTTQNKIASGKRITTPSDDPVSASSGIGLEAEKNMNNQYIRNLERLKTLGGFYDTGITSIHDLLTKAKEIAITQASSTMDDKTRKSSAEEIKGIIEQLVTIGNTKIGNSYIFGGEKAGVVPFTLESDYAVTFNGSENVSSVYVDKGTKEASGISGYKVFISDNNIFDGLKKLKDGLEANDQSKIAKSLDDLEAALSKTQANISHVGTYVSKIQSYIEYKDTRNLDIDGSLSQMMDVDIAQAVTEFNALSTAYEAMLYSMAKIQNLSVLNYLQ, from the coding sequence ATGAGGATTACAGATAGTTTAAAATACGCAATTCTCAATAAAAACCTTGCAAGGATAAAACAACAAATAGATACTACCCAGAATAAGATTGCATCAGGAAAGAGGATAACCACACCTTCTGATGACCCGGTCTCTGCCTCCTCTGGTATTGGGCTTGAGGCAGAAAAGAATATGAACAATCAGTATATAAGAAACCTTGAAAGGCTCAAGACACTGGGTGGTTTCTATGATACAGGCATAACAAGTATCCATGACCTCCTTACAAAGGCAAAAGAGATAGCCATAACTCAGGCATCGAGCACAATGGATGACAAAACAAGAAAATCATCGGCAGAGGAGATAAAGGGTATAATAGAGCAACTCGTAACCATCGGAAATACCAAAATAGGCAATAGTTACATATTCGGCGGCGAAAAGGCAGGTGTAGTTCCTTTTACCCTGGAGAGCGACTATGCTGTCACATTCAACGGTTCTGAGAATGTCTCTTCCGTATATGTTGATAAAGGGACAAAAGAGGCATCAGGTATATCAGGCTATAAAGTTTTTATCTCTGACAATAATATATTTGATGGACTCAAGAAACTAAAAGATGGCCTTGAGGCAAACGACCAATCAAAGATCGCCAAATCACTGGATGATTTAGAGGCAGCATTGAGTAAAACACAGGCAAACATTTCCCATGTAGGCACCTATGTGTCCAAGATACAAAGCTATATAGAATATAAGGATACAAGAAACCTTGACATAGATGGGTCTTTGTCGCAGATGATGGATGTAGATATTGCCCAGGCAGTAACAGAGTTTAATGCCCTATCAACTGCCTATGAGGCAATGCTTTATAGTATGGCTAAGATACAGAACCTCTCGGTCCTTAACTATCTCCAATAA